The uncultured Cohaesibacter sp. genomic sequence GGTTGCCGGAGATGGTGTTTTTGTGCCTCCTGAGGCGCGCAATGTCGGGCTGATGTTTCAGGACTATGCCCTGTTTCCGCATTTGTCCATCCTTAAGAATGTGATGTTCGGGCTTAATGACCTGCCTCAGAAGTCGGCTGATATTGAAGCGCGGGCAGCGCTTGGACGTGTCGGGCTGGAAGACTATGCGGATCATTTCCCTCATATGCTCTCTGGCGGGCAGCAGCAGCGTGTGGCGCTGGCCCGTGCCATCGCGCCGCGACCAAGCATCTTGCTGATGGATGAGCCTTTCTCAGGCCTTGATAATCGACTTCGGGATCGAGTGCGCGATGAAACCATTGCCGTTCTGCGCGAGATGGGGGCGACCTGTGTTATCGTAACCCATGACCCGGAGGAAGCCTTGCGGGTAAGCGACCGTATATTGCTTTTGAAGAATGGGCATATTGTGCAATATGCAAAGCCTGAAGAATTGTATTTTAATCCCGTGGATCATTGGGCCGCGCGGTTTTTCTCCGATCTCAATGAGGTCGAGGGTGTGGTCAAGGCGGGCTCTGTGCATACGCCAATTGGCATCTTTGCTGCAAAAGGCTTTGCAGAAGGGCAAGAAGCACTGGTGTGCATTCGGCAGCAAGGAGTAAAATTGCATAAGGCGATCAACGAGGAATATGTGTCTGCTTTGCCCGCGCGCGTAAAACGGAGAATGTTCCTTGGCGAGATTGATTTATACGAAGTAACAATCAAGGATTGCGATACTCCTTTCTTTGTTCGGTCGGGTTCTGGACATAATTTTGTGCCAGGAGAGAATATCGGTGTATCGTTTCGCAAAAAGGATGTTCTTATATTTGCCAAATCGTCCTAGATTGCTTATTTCTTTGACAAAGTAAGCCCAAAGCTGGCAAAAAGTTCTCGTGTGTTCGAGCGTGTGCGCGGGGAAGCTCTTTGCGACGCGAAGCAGAAAATAAAGGGATTTCAGTATGCAGATTGGTATCTGGCAGGTTGTCATTATTGCCGTCGTTGTCGTTCTTCTTTTCGGTCGGGGCAAGATCTCAGACCTGATGGGGGATGTCGCCAAGGGCATCAACAGCTTCAAGAAGGGCCTCAAGGAAGAGGACAAGGACGACCAACAGGCTCTGGAAAGCAAGCCGTCAGAACAGGTTTCTGCAACGAGCGAAGAGAAAGACAAAGTGAACTAAGCTGTTAGCTCTCTTTTCTTATCTATCTGTTTTTCCTGTATTCTAGCGGGTCCGGTGCATTTCGATGTTTGATATCGGTTGGAGCGAAATTATCGTGGTGGTTATCATCACGATTCTGGTGGTAGGGCCCAAGGAACTGCCCGGATTGCTTAGAACGGTTGGCAAAACCGTTGGCAATGTCCGACGTATGGCTGGCGATTTTCAAAATCAGTTCAATCAGGCTCTGCGGGAAGCGGAGCTGGATGGCGTTGCTGAAACCTTGAATGACGTGCGCAATCTCAACCCGCGCAATGCGGTCAAGAATGCCGTCTCCAAGCAGTTGGGTGACCTCAGTGAAATAACTGATGATGTTTCCAAGAGCATGAAGGATAGTACCGACGGAATCAATTCGTCGCTAAAAGACAAGCCCGCCGCGATCTCTTCAAAACCGGCGGATGAGCCTTCTCAAGCGGTTGAAGTTGAACAGGCTTTTGCCGAAGAAAATCAAGATGCCGAAATTCTGGATGGTGATGCTGCTGATGAAAGCGCACAGCCGGAAGATGGTGTGACCAAGAAGGCCGACTGATGAGTGACAATGAGAAAGACGCGATCGAAGAGAGTAAGGCTCCTTTGATCGAGCATTTGGTGGAGCTTCGCAGTCGCTTGCTCAAGACCGTGATTGCGATTGCGATCGCCTTTTTGTTTTGCTTCTATTTTGCTAGCGATATTTTCAATATTCTGGTTATTCCTTATGAGCGGGCTGTTGGCGGAACGCATCAGGTTGAGATGATCTTTACGGCGCCGCAGGAATATTTCTTCACCCAGCTCAAGATTGCGCTTTTTGGTGCACTTTTCATTGCTTTTCCGGTTATCGCCAGCCAGATCTATATGTTTATGGCGCCCGGGCTTTACAAGCATGAAAGAGAAGCCTTCCGACCTTTTCTGATTGCGACTCCGATCCTGTTTTTGCTCGGTGCTTGTCTTGTCTTCTTCGTTGTCATGCCCTTGGCAATGCAGTTTTTCCTTTCCATGGAGCAGATCGGTGAGGGGCCGGTCGAGATTCGTCATCTCCCCAAGGTGAGCGAATATCTTGGCCTGATCATGACCCTGATTTTCGCCTTCGGTCTGGTGTTTCAGCTGCCTGTTGTGCTGACGCTTCTGGCGCGGGCTGGCATCGTGGATTCCGCGTTTCTCAAGTCAAAGCGCAAATATGCTGTCGTGGTTGCCTTTATCATGGCCGCGATTTTGACGCCACCGGATCCGATTAGCCAGATGGGGTTGGCGCTGCCGACGCTGCTGCTCTATGAATTGTCCATTCTTTCGGTCAAATCAGTAGAGCGAAAGAGGGCTGCACGAGACGCCGAAGAAGATGCGTCCTAGAGATTACCGCAAGGTTGCAGCAAGGCCCGAAAGATATTTCTTGTCTTTCGGGCCATTGTTTGTGGGTTTCCTGCATTCTTTGCGGTGACTAAGTGGCATTGTGCTTGCTTCATGCTTGGGGCTTGCCTATTTTTCGCCCGTCTTAATTTTTCAACCCTCCCACCAAAGTTAGATTCGGGATTACTGACATGTTTGATATCAAATGGATTCGCGAGAATGCCGAGGCATTCGATAAAGCCCAAATTGCACGCGGAGCTGAAGCATCGTCATCCCGGCTGATCGCGCTGGATGAGAAGCGGGTCGTTGAAGTGCAGAAATTGCAGGATGCGCAACAGCGCCGCAATGCTGCTTCCAAGGAAATTGGCAAGGCCAAAGGTGCGGGCGATGAAGAAAAAGCTCAGGCCCTGATGGCCGAAGTTGGCCAGCTTAAAAGCGCTATTCAGAATGGTGAAGCCAAGACGAGAGAGCTGCAGGATGCGCTCAATGAAGCCTTGTCGACGATTCCCAACATTCCGCTTGATGATGTGCCTCCTGGCAAGGACGAAAATGACAATGCCCTGCATCACACTTGGGGTGAAAAGCCGGAGCTGAGCTTCGAGCCAAAAGAGCATTATGAGCTGGGTGAGGCGCTCGGTCAGATGGATTTTGAAACGGCTGCCAAATTGTCTGGCTCGCGCTTTGTTGTGCTGAAAGGTCAGTTGGCGCGTCTTGAGCGGGCTATTGGCCAATTCATGATCGACACACACATCAATGAGCATGGCTATGATGAAGTCTCTGTGCCAACACTGGTGCGCTCCGAGGTCATGTATGGCACCGGCCAGTTGCCGAAATTTGCCGAAGATGCCTTCCATACGGATGATGATCGCTGGCTGATTCCAACCTCCGAGGTGCCGCTGACAAATATGGTGCGTGAAAGCATCGTTGATGGCGAAAAGCTGCCAATGCGCGTGACGGCTCTTTCCCATTGCTATCGCTCTGAAGCCGGGTCCGCAGGGCGCGATACCCGCGGCATGTTGCGTCAACACCAGTTCACCAAGGTTGAAATGGTTTCTGTGACAGACGAAAAGAGTTCCGTCACTGAGCAAGAGCGCATGCTCGGCTGCGCTGAAGCCATTTTGCAGAAGCTTGGTATTCCTTATCGTGTCGTCAAGCTTTGCATCGGTGATATGGGCTTTTCAGCGCGTCGTACCTTCGATATCGAAGCCTGGTTGCCGGGGCAGAAGACATACCGCGAAATTTCGTCGGTTTCCACCTGCGGTGATTTTCAGGCGCGCCGCATGAATGCGCGCTATCGCGATGCGTCCGACAAGAGCGTCAAATATGTCCACACGCTCAATGGGTCTGGCGTCGCTGTTGGCCGCTGTCTGATTGCTGTCATGGAAAATTATCAGACTGAAGATGGCTCCATCGTGATTCCGGAAGTCCTGCGTCCTTACATGGGTGGACTGGAAAAGATTTCTGCCTGAAGCATCAGTTGCTTCAGTCCTTGACTGTCTGACTTGCGGGTAAGTTCTGAAGGCCCGTATGAGAATTCCTGTTTGCCAAACGCGGATCGCTGCGTTTGGCTTTTTGAAACTTTGACTGATGAGGCAATGCAATGCGAATTCTTCTGACCAATGATGATGGTATTAACGCGCCCGGCCTTGTGGTGCTTGAGAAGATCGCGCGTGCGCTCTCCGATGATGTCTGGATTGTGGCGCCGGAAACCGAACAGTCAGGTATGGCGCATTCTCTTACTCTGCATGACCCGCTTCGGATGCGTAAGTTGGGCGACAAGAAATTCGCTGTTCGCGGCACGCCGACGGACTGTGTTATCATGGGCGTCGATCACATTCTGGATGGGCGTCCTGATCTCGTTCTGTCTGGTGTGAATCGCGGTCAGAATATGGCTGAAGACGTGACCTATTCGGGCACGGTTGCTGGCGCTATGGAGAGTGTTCTGCTCGGTATTCGTTCCATTGCTCTTAGTCAGTCCTATAGCTGGGAAAGCTGCGAGCCATTTGACTGGAGCGCGGCTGAAGAGCATGGCGCGCGCGTTGTGAAAGACCTGCTTGATCACCAACTGCCAAAACAGACCTTGCTCAATGTCAACTTTCCGGCTTGTCCGGCAAGTGAAGTTGAGGAAGTGGTTTATACCCGTCAGGGGAAACGCGATCAGGCGCATTTGAATGTTGTGCCGCGGGTTGATACGCGCGGGCTGTCCTATTTCTGGCTCGGCTTTGAAGATCGCAAATCCAATCCGGCGGAGGGAACAGATCTGCACGCTGTGATGCATAAGAAAATCTCTGTTACTCCGTTGCATCTGGATATGACGGACAACAAAACTCTCGAGAAGATGATGAAAGCGTAAGGGGGAGAGGCCTCCTTAATCCAGTCTCTTGTTGTCATAAAGTGATAGATATTTTTCCGTTTGGAAGGCCGTGGCGCATGGGCGTTGCGGCCTTTTTTGTATTCTGCTGCTCAAATGACAAAGTAAACACAGGGTATCCGTTTAGATGCCTATTTTCATGCCAGTTTTAAAGGTTTGGAAAGGATACTTGGATTAAATTGGGATCAACTTGTAGGGTGTTGTGCGTAGAAGCGGTGTAGGTATGGACTATTTAGTATTGCGTAAACTTCTGTCGACGACCTCATTGCTGGCGATGGCTGCCACCCTTGCAGCCTGCAGCGGTGAAGCCGAGCGTTTTGGAACTCCTGGGTCAGGATATACTTCCAATCAGAATGAGATTTTTACCAGCTCGGTCCGCTCACAGCCTGGCGCTGCGCCGATCAA encodes the following:
- a CDS encoding ABC transporter ATP-binding protein, producing MHEGRNRWGSRGTARAAIAAGLDFNSIECSFDGHEVLRDISFSIKPGEIVSLLGASGAGKTTLLRIAAGIEMPTSGSMRLNGKTVAGDGVFVPPEARNVGLMFQDYALFPHLSILKNVMFGLNDLPQKSADIEARAALGRVGLEDYADHFPHMLSGGQQQRVALARAIAPRPSILLMDEPFSGLDNRLRDRVRDETIAVLREMGATCVIVTHDPEEALRVSDRILLLKNGHIVQYAKPEELYFNPVDHWAARFFSDLNEVEGVVKAGSVHTPIGIFAAKGFAEGQEALVCIRQQGVKLHKAINEEYVSALPARVKRRMFLGEIDLYEVTIKDCDTPFFVRSGSGHNFVPGENIGVSFRKKDVLIFAKSS
- a CDS encoding twin-arginine translocase TatA/TatE family subunit — protein: MQIGIWQVVIIAVVVVLLFGRGKISDLMGDVAKGINSFKKGLKEEDKDDQQALESKPSEQVSATSEEKDKVN
- the tatB gene encoding Sec-independent protein translocase protein TatB, yielding MFDIGWSEIIVVVIITILVVGPKELPGLLRTVGKTVGNVRRMAGDFQNQFNQALREAELDGVAETLNDVRNLNPRNAVKNAVSKQLGDLSEITDDVSKSMKDSTDGINSSLKDKPAAISSKPADEPSQAVEVEQAFAEENQDAEILDGDAADESAQPEDGVTKKAD
- the tatC gene encoding twin-arginine translocase subunit TatC; translated protein: MSDNEKDAIEESKAPLIEHLVELRSRLLKTVIAIAIAFLFCFYFASDIFNILVIPYERAVGGTHQVEMIFTAPQEYFFTQLKIALFGALFIAFPVIASQIYMFMAPGLYKHEREAFRPFLIATPILFLLGACLVFFVVMPLAMQFFLSMEQIGEGPVEIRHLPKVSEYLGLIMTLIFAFGLVFQLPVVLTLLARAGIVDSAFLKSKRKYAVVVAFIMAAILTPPDPISQMGLALPTLLLYELSILSVKSVERKRAARDAEEDAS
- the serS gene encoding serine--tRNA ligase — encoded protein: MFDIKWIRENAEAFDKAQIARGAEASSSRLIALDEKRVVEVQKLQDAQQRRNAASKEIGKAKGAGDEEKAQALMAEVGQLKSAIQNGEAKTRELQDALNEALSTIPNIPLDDVPPGKDENDNALHHTWGEKPELSFEPKEHYELGEALGQMDFETAAKLSGSRFVVLKGQLARLERAIGQFMIDTHINEHGYDEVSVPTLVRSEVMYGTGQLPKFAEDAFHTDDDRWLIPTSEVPLTNMVRESIVDGEKLPMRVTALSHCYRSEAGSAGRDTRGMLRQHQFTKVEMVSVTDEKSSVTEQERMLGCAEAILQKLGIPYRVVKLCIGDMGFSARRTFDIEAWLPGQKTYREISSVSTCGDFQARRMNARYRDASDKSVKYVHTLNGSGVAVGRCLIAVMENYQTEDGSIVIPEVLRPYMGGLEKISA
- the surE gene encoding 5'/3'-nucleotidase SurE; this translates as MRILLTNDDGINAPGLVVLEKIARALSDDVWIVAPETEQSGMAHSLTLHDPLRMRKLGDKKFAVRGTPTDCVIMGVDHILDGRPDLVLSGVNRGQNMAEDVTYSGTVAGAMESVLLGIRSIALSQSYSWESCEPFDWSAAEEHGARVVKDLLDHQLPKQTLLNVNFPACPASEVEEVVYTRQGKRDQAHLNVVPRVDTRGLSYFWLGFEDRKSNPAEGTDLHAVMHKKISVTPLHLDMTDNKTLEKMMKA